The following proteins come from a genomic window of Frankia casuarinae:
- a CDS encoding acyl carrier protein, which produces MSAQSTTRQGPPGPDPDDRTDAVTRAEAEARILGEVTELLREVIGEEYVVDMEITMATSFNQDLELESIEFVALADRLRGRYGEAVDFVGLLADMDVDQVINMRVGEVVHFIVDSLPTLAPAGSA; this is translated from the coding sequence ATGTCTGCGCAGAGCACGACGAGGCAGGGTCCTCCCGGCCCGGATCCGGACGACCGCACCGACGCCGTCACGCGGGCCGAGGCCGAGGCCCGGATCCTCGGCGAGGTCACGGAGCTCCTGCGGGAGGTGATCGGGGAGGAGTACGTCGTGGACATGGAGATCACGATGGCCACCTCGTTCAATCAGGATCTCGAGCTGGAGAGCATCGAGTTCGTGGCGCTGGCCGACCGGCTGCGTGGGCGCTACGGCGAGGCGGTGGACTTCGTCGGCCTCCTTGCCGACATGGACGTCGACCAGGTGATCAACATGCGGGTCGGCGAGGTCGTCCACTTCATCGTCGACAGCCTCCCGACGCTGGCGCCGGCGGGATCGGCCTGA
- a CDS encoding alpha/beta fold hydrolase yields MAEIIANGIRLHVQRLAPRGGASTDSPVVVMVHGMVMDNISSFYFTLGNCLADAGCDVICYDLRGHGRSERTRGGYELADSMADLLGLLDELGVDRPVHLVGNSYGATMALAFGLEFTSRVASLTLIEPPFLIEGLGEEMARSLTQILVAMTDEEVQEWLDNGAGRVASRATRAAQRLLQETTIATDMLATPPFSTEALAALNVPVLAVYGENSDIIGQAAGLAALVPECTLIVLEHHTHMVLREAAHYLRDLLRWWLFRRQTPPPPYVRANGRRFATPDWVTQRVPPPDLNAERRPAPISADAAVAAGEGREGRGA; encoded by the coding sequence GTGGCTGAGATCATCGCGAACGGGATCCGGCTGCACGTGCAGCGACTGGCGCCCAGGGGCGGAGCGTCCACGGACTCGCCGGTCGTCGTGATGGTGCACGGCATGGTGATGGACAACATCTCCAGCTTCTACTTCACGCTGGGCAACTGCCTCGCCGATGCCGGCTGCGACGTCATCTGCTACGACCTGCGCGGCCATGGGCGCAGCGAGCGGACCCGCGGCGGCTACGAGCTGGCGGACTCGATGGCCGATCTGCTCGGGCTGCTCGACGAGCTCGGGGTGGATCGCCCGGTGCACCTGGTGGGTAACAGTTACGGCGCCACGATGGCGCTGGCTTTCGGGCTGGAGTTCACCTCCCGGGTGGCGAGCCTGACGCTGATCGAGCCGCCGTTCCTGATCGAGGGTCTTGGCGAGGAGATGGCCCGATCGCTGACCCAGATCCTCGTCGCGATGACCGACGAGGAGGTCCAGGAGTGGTTGGACAACGGCGCCGGACGCGTGGCCAGCCGCGCCACCCGGGCCGCGCAGCGGCTGCTGCAGGAGACGACGATCGCCACCGACATGCTGGCGACTCCGCCGTTCTCCACCGAGGCGCTGGCCGCGCTGAACGTCCCGGTGCTCGCGGTGTACGGGGAGAACTCCGACATCATCGGGCAGGCTGCGGGCCTGGCCGCGCTGGTGCCCGAGTGCACCCTGATCGTCCTGGAGCACCACACGCACATGGTGCTGCGGGAGGCCGCGCACTACCTGCGGGACCTGCTGCGGTGGTGGTTGTTCCGCCGCCAGACGCCGCCGCCGCCCTACGTGCGCGCGAACGGCCGGCGCTTCGCCACCCCGGACTGGGTGACGCAGCGGGTGCCGCCGCCCGATCTCAACGCCGAGCGCCGGCCGGCCCCGATCTCGGCCGACGCGGCAGTTGCGGCCGGCGAGGGGCGTGAGGGGCGAGGGGCGTGA
- a CDS encoding glycosyltransferase, with protein sequence MSRVLFVVPPLTGHVNPAVGVAAELAARGHEVALAGYAGVIGSLIPPELALLALPEAGLGEKWSRIQDASRALRGPASLKFLWEDFLLPLGSMMAPAIDRIIDDFQPDLLVIDQQAVGAALVARRRGLRWATLAATSAEFDNPYGVLAGLGQWVVDRLREFQTGHGVPPDEAAIGDLRFSEALTLVFSVREMLHNPGIPDYAVFVGSAVGKRAGAGEFPWDWLDPARRAVLVSLGTVTREAGGRFLRAAAEGLLGLPERVQAIVVATPGLVDDLAAAAPDDLLVAPFVPQVALLPRLSAVVCHAGNNTVCESLSHGVPLVVAPVRDDQPIIGEQVVRNGAGVRVKFGRAGPTAVRSAVTAVLDDPSYRAAAARMRAAFAAAGGVAAAADHLEKLAV encoded by the coding sequence ATGAGCCGCGTGCTGTTCGTGGTGCCGCCCCTGACCGGGCATGTCAACCCGGCGGTCGGGGTCGCCGCCGAGCTGGCCGCCCGTGGTCACGAGGTGGCGCTCGCCGGGTACGCGGGCGTCATCGGATCGTTGATCCCGCCGGAGCTGGCCCTGCTGGCGTTACCCGAGGCGGGCCTGGGCGAGAAGTGGTCCCGGATCCAGGACGCGTCTCGGGCGCTGCGGGGGCCGGCGTCGCTGAAGTTCCTGTGGGAGGACTTCCTGCTCCCGCTCGGCTCGATGATGGCCCCGGCGATCGACAGGATCATCGACGACTTCCAGCCCGACCTGCTCGTCATCGACCAGCAGGCGGTGGGCGCCGCGCTCGTCGCCCGTCGCCGGGGCCTGCGCTGGGCGACCCTCGCGGCGACCTCCGCCGAGTTCGACAATCCTTACGGGGTGCTCGCGGGCCTGGGGCAGTGGGTCGTCGACCGCCTGCGGGAGTTCCAGACCGGGCACGGAGTGCCGCCCGACGAGGCTGCCATCGGGGACCTGCGCTTCTCCGAGGCGTTGACCCTCGTCTTCTCCGTCCGGGAAATGCTGCACAATCCCGGGATCCCGGACTACGCGGTCTTCGTCGGCAGCGCGGTCGGGAAACGGGCCGGGGCGGGCGAGTTCCCCTGGGACTGGCTCGACCCGGCCCGCCGGGCGGTGCTCGTCTCCCTCGGCACGGTGACCCGGGAGGCCGGCGGTCGGTTTCTGCGGGCGGCGGCCGAGGGGCTGCTCGGCCTGCCCGAGCGGGTACAGGCGATCGTCGTCGCCACACCCGGGCTCGTTGACGACCTCGCCGCCGCGGCGCCCGACGATCTGCTGGTCGCGCCGTTCGTGCCGCAGGTCGCGTTACTTCCGCGGTTGTCGGCGGTGGTGTGCCACGCCGGCAACAACACCGTCTGTGAGTCGCTGTCACACGGGGTTCCGCTGGTGGTCGCCCCGGTTCGCGACGATCAGCCGATCATCGGCGAGCAGGTCGTCCGTAACGGGGCCGGGGTGCGCGTCAAGTTCGGTCGGGCCGGACCCACCGCCGTGCGTTCCGCGGTGACGGCCGTGCTGGACGATCCGTCGTACCGGGCCGCCGCCGCCCGGATGCGGGCCGCCTTCGCCGCGGCCGGCGGGGTGGCCGCCGCCGCCGATCACCTTGAGAAGCTGGCGGTCTGA
- a CDS encoding class I SAM-dependent methyltransferase, producing MLTWLPILVCAGLAINGVRLRGRLRRLDTLPASGRPVDPAHEFLVATGVRLSDSGRRAASYHASRDRLDVLDLVPADLTAERALDLARMVDTRTYRADRCVPGRGAFQALLVHSEILQRAGITRRDGFDPVELVDITERLKTFASGSTDLAVLPGLRAARDDAAMRVRVQQRAYRFTRQNQLFPFVPQIATAIGFHVNQPFGLAAMALFWFQPFFVCAGRVPLSPRDLIRSPIVRILGGVLFVVDSVRAGRAQAVKAAEAKAAGLPPDPVKHAARQETAASRASYSQDVQAGLDRFLRHDRADCPWCGSVELATRVESPDLLLRKPGSFRLDGCERCGHVFLNPSLSPAGREFYDRDRYDGLRTDVAEQVLAAIARERREQAAAVRPFVVPRTWLDVGARYGHFANAAREVWPRTVFDGLDTFPGLAKGLARGWIDHAHYGRFSDVVDSLAGRYDVISMFDYLERRDDPSAELDAVAKALPPGGHVVCELANADCRQARWLGRFWPGWAVPERAHFIPAENLIAALEDRGLRPVAVRFAAARRPGGLTGALLLAVAMIAPRPMPWLPQQAGPVGAAGRVLVMLVASPLLGLARLLDRLAGRYAHDARYAGTYLMIARKEL from the coding sequence GTGCTGACATGGTTGCCGATCCTGGTGTGTGCCGGTCTGGCGATCAACGGTGTGCGGCTGCGCGGTCGGCTGCGTCGTCTCGACACCCTGCCGGCCTCCGGTCGCCCGGTGGACCCCGCGCATGAGTTCCTCGTCGCGACCGGGGTCCGCCTCTCCGACAGCGGCCGACGGGCGGCCAGTTACCACGCCAGCCGGGACCGGCTCGACGTGCTCGACCTCGTCCCGGCGGACCTGACGGCCGAACGGGCGCTCGACCTCGCCCGGATGGTCGACACCCGCACCTACCGGGCCGACCGCTGCGTGCCCGGCCGCGGCGCCTTCCAGGCGCTGCTGGTCCACTCCGAGATTCTCCAGCGGGCTGGGATCACCCGCCGGGACGGTTTCGACCCGGTGGAGCTCGTCGACATCACCGAGCGGCTGAAGACCTTCGCCTCCGGCTCGACGGATCTGGCGGTGCTGCCGGGGCTGCGTGCCGCCCGGGACGACGCGGCGATGCGTGTCCGCGTCCAGCAGCGGGCCTACCGGTTCACCCGGCAGAACCAGCTCTTCCCGTTCGTACCCCAGATCGCCACCGCGATCGGCTTCCATGTGAACCAGCCGTTCGGCCTCGCGGCCATGGCGCTGTTCTGGTTCCAGCCGTTCTTCGTCTGCGCCGGCCGGGTGCCGCTGTCCCCGCGCGATCTCATTCGTTCTCCCATCGTGCGCATCCTCGGCGGGGTGCTGTTCGTGGTCGACTCCGTGCGGGCCGGCCGGGCGCAGGCCGTGAAGGCGGCTGAGGCGAAGGCCGCCGGGCTTCCTCCGGACCCGGTCAAGCATGCGGCCAGGCAGGAGACCGCCGCCAGCCGCGCCTCCTACTCCCAGGACGTCCAGGCCGGCCTCGACCGGTTCCTGCGCCACGACCGGGCCGACTGCCCCTGGTGCGGATCGGTCGAGCTCGCCACCCGGGTGGAGTCGCCGGACCTGCTCCTGCGCAAGCCCGGTTCCTTCCGGCTGGACGGCTGCGAGCGCTGCGGGCATGTCTTCCTCAACCCGTCGTTGAGCCCGGCCGGGCGTGAGTTCTACGACCGGGACCGCTACGACGGCCTGCGCACCGATGTCGCCGAGCAGGTCCTGGCCGCGATCGCCCGCGAGCGGCGCGAGCAGGCTGCCGCCGTCCGACCGTTCGTGGTGCCACGGACCTGGCTGGACGTGGGGGCCCGGTACGGTCACTTCGCCAACGCGGCCCGAGAGGTGTGGCCGAGGACGGTGTTTGACGGGCTCGACACCTTTCCCGGCCTGGCCAAGGGCCTGGCGCGCGGCTGGATCGACCACGCCCACTACGGCCGTTTCTCCGACGTCGTCGACAGCCTCGCCGGCCGGTACGACGTCATCAGCATGTTCGACTACCTGGAACGCCGCGACGACCCGTCGGCGGAGCTCGACGCCGTCGCGAAGGCGTTGCCGCCTGGCGGGCACGTCGTCTGCGAGCTGGCCAACGCCGACTGCCGGCAGGCCCGCTGGCTCGGCCGGTTCTGGCCCGGCTGGGCGGTCCCCGAGCGCGCCCACTTCATCCCCGCGGAGAACCTGATCGCCGCGCTGGAGGACCGGGGGCTGCGGCCGGTCGCGGTGCGCTTCGCCGCGGCGCGCCGTCCCGGTGGGCTGACCGGCGCCCTGCTGCTCGCCGTGGCCATGATCGCGCCACGCCCCATGCCGTGGCTGCCCCAGCAGGCCGGCCCGGTCGGCGCGGCCGGCCGCGTCCTGGTGATGCTTGTGGCCAGCCCCCTACTGGGACTGGCCCGCCTCCTCGACCGCCTTGCCGGCCGGTACGCGCACGACGCCCGGTACGCCGGCACCTACCTGATGATCGCCCGCAAGGAGCTCTGA
- a CDS encoding type IV toxin-antitoxin system AbiEi family antitoxin domain-containing protein, translated as MAHNPGRLSWQEIATMQAGVITIRDAINAGITRDEIRRRLNDGRWQQPFRGVLITTATPVTRMQELWGALQAVGPDAVLAGACAAGLAGLDGYGTGPVTVLLPTERRIAAPPGVLLRHSARLDITEIDPLRLPRRTAPARSVIDMAEWAATRADAQGLLVDAVRQRFVTVASLRIALARRGPISRRTLITETLDDLGRDAPRLTEIMYRRIEAQWGLPVGTPSVNGPADEPMARLDVWYEPWRVRVEIQATVPGPTVVAEPTGQLLIRLPARLARDAPAEVASLVGGALRDRGWSASVPRAPRALAS; from the coding sequence ATGGCCCATAACCCTGGCCGACTCTCCTGGCAGGAGATCGCCACCATGCAGGCCGGCGTGATCACGATACGCGATGCGATCAACGCCGGCATCACCCGCGACGAGATCCGCCGACGGTTGAACGACGGTCGCTGGCAGCAACCCTTCCGCGGCGTGCTGATCACAACCGCCACACCCGTGACGAGGATGCAGGAGCTGTGGGGGGCCCTGCAGGCCGTCGGCCCGGACGCGGTGCTCGCGGGCGCCTGCGCGGCGGGGCTCGCGGGTCTGGACGGCTACGGCACCGGCCCGGTGACGGTTCTCCTGCCCACCGAACGCCGGATCGCCGCGCCACCGGGCGTGCTTCTGCGGCACAGCGCTCGGCTCGACATCACCGAGATCGATCCCCTCCGCCTGCCCCGGCGGACGGCCCCCGCCCGGTCCGTCATCGACATGGCCGAGTGGGCGGCTACCCGCGCGGACGCGCAGGGCCTGCTCGTTGACGCTGTCCGTCAACGTTTCGTCACCGTCGCGAGCCTGCGGATCGCGCTGGCCCGGCGTGGTCCGATCAGCCGCCGGACGCTGATCACCGAGACGTTGGACGACCTGGGCCGGGACGCGCCGCGCCTCACCGAGATCATGTACCGTCGCATCGAGGCCCAGTGGGGGTTGCCGGTAGGGACCCCGAGTGTCAACGGGCCCGCGGACGAGCCGATGGCGCGCCTCGACGTCTGGTACGAGCCGTGGCGCGTGCGGGTGGAGATCCAGGCGACGGTCCCTGGGCCGACGGTCGTCGCCGAGCCGACCGGCCAGCTCCTCATCCGTCTGCCGGCACGCCTGGCGCGGGACGCCCCGGCCGAGGTGGCTTCCCTCGTAGGCGGGGCGCTGCGTGACCGCGGCTGGTCGGCGTCGGTGCCGCGCGCTCCGCGGGCGCTGGCCTCCTGA
- a CDS encoding ATP-binding protein: MLAGFRFHRILTAPRRPDTPDRPDPVPAALFAALVGAHAQLTSLGPGHEPTASGASTRGGPYPVPGAARPGIAVAWLRGPGEAHIRFLAGGRPFFPADPTATDPTAAATSLATATSTPAATAVPLLYPPGSTAVALPPDAVPAQLAGFPYWLRCEGLPDALWAADPGTDARQPDTRRGSFDDYAAHLVGPFAWLVLAWPVPPEHLAEERADLARSIPVLRRRENDQGARLDLERAEARYRELGRGASSGMWDVEILVGGVTPAGAVSLAALLCSSSDLDRLPYTLRPTGPVTSFAGALGGVGAGVGAGAGGLAGSPRSSPRASAELLAALARPPGRELPGITLITPHAFDVTPEGPNRSGPADPRGTPGAVRLGDVLDAGWMPAGAFSVSLATLNRHAFVCGATGSGKSQTVRSLLESLTRAPAPVPWLVLEPAKAEYARMAGRLAGLAEVLVIRPGRLDAPPASLNPLEPEPGFPLQSHIDLVRALFLAAFEAHEPFPQVLARALTVCYQDLGWNLVLDRPEPAHRPRFRVTGPEEDPKVDVRRRYPTLGDLQRTATRVVENIGYGVEVTADVRGFVDVRIGSLREGSPGRFFEGGHPIDIGALLARNVVFELEDITSDQDKAFLLGAVLIRVVEHLRVRYATAGAGGLRHVLVLEEAHRLLKNVTDGPAAASVDLFASLLAEIRAYGEGLVVVEQIPAKILPDVIKNTALKVMHRLPAADDREAVGATMNLRDDQSELVVALPAGVAAVSADGMDRPVLARMVAGDDRESARYARYDRVPLAGRRSLGCGAACVAGPACTLEETETSALAARDPLLVVWVEAVAAHQVMGFTHLLGIAPFAPAEPLRTTLAALPGRILDCALAHAADRATDARAAALRPFVDPDDFTAALLATLRRLLGLPPSPADAAEAADAADTADTANTANTVDSRHLTAGMYRWQDVRQALVDAVRRRGAGAGPHPLTAAWRERGLTLPGETVGEQLTRLKNGAFYAPGREKVNIGDPAVSGLTVAVRELTGAADATSLSDALHQACTGKGLAELATQISDLVGPAPSGPGSAPPESTAAATALGPSIGTASAFGTASVFGTASAFGTARD; encoded by the coding sequence GTGCTCGCCGGTTTCCGGTTCCACCGCATCCTCACCGCCCCTCGGCGACCCGACACACCCGACCGGCCCGATCCCGTACCGGCCGCGCTCTTCGCCGCCCTCGTCGGCGCGCACGCGCAGTTGACCTCGCTCGGGCCCGGCCACGAACCCACCGCCTCCGGTGCGTCCACTCGCGGCGGCCCGTACCCGGTGCCGGGAGCAGCCCGGCCGGGAATCGCCGTCGCCTGGCTACGGGGCCCGGGTGAGGCGCACATCCGGTTCCTCGCCGGCGGCCGGCCCTTCTTCCCAGCGGACCCGACCGCGACAGACCCGACCGCGGCGGCCACGTCGCTCGCAACAGCCACGTCGACACCAGCCGCAACCGCGGTTCCGCTGCTGTACCCCCCGGGATCGACAGCGGTGGCGCTGCCACCGGACGCCGTACCCGCCCAGCTCGCCGGCTTCCCCTACTGGCTGCGGTGCGAAGGCCTCCCGGATGCCCTGTGGGCCGCCGATCCCGGCACCGACGCCCGGCAGCCAGACACCCGCCGCGGATCGTTCGACGACTACGCCGCGCATCTCGTCGGCCCGTTCGCCTGGCTTGTGCTCGCGTGGCCGGTGCCCCCCGAGCATCTCGCCGAGGAACGGGCGGACCTCGCGCGATCGATCCCCGTGCTGCGCCGGCGGGAGAACGACCAGGGCGCCCGGCTCGACTTGGAGCGCGCGGAGGCCCGCTACCGGGAACTGGGCCGGGGCGCGTCGAGCGGCATGTGGGACGTGGAGATCCTGGTCGGTGGGGTGACCCCGGCCGGCGCGGTCTCGCTGGCCGCCCTGCTGTGCAGCTCCAGCGATCTCGACCGGCTGCCCTACACGTTGCGTCCGACCGGCCCGGTCACCTCGTTCGCGGGGGCCCTCGGCGGGGTCGGAGCCGGGGTCGGAGCCGGAGCCGGCGGGCTGGCCGGCTCACCGCGGTCCTCGCCGCGGGCGAGCGCGGAGCTGCTGGCGGCGCTGGCCCGGCCGCCCGGCCGTGAGCTGCCGGGCATCACCCTGATCACACCGCACGCCTTCGACGTGACGCCCGAGGGTCCGAACCGGTCCGGTCCCGCGGACCCCCGGGGAACGCCCGGCGCCGTTCGGCTCGGCGACGTGCTCGACGCCGGCTGGATGCCGGCCGGCGCGTTCTCGGTTTCCCTCGCGACGCTCAACCGGCACGCCTTCGTCTGCGGCGCCACCGGATCCGGGAAGTCACAGACCGTGCGGTCGCTGCTGGAGTCGTTGACCCGTGCTCCGGCGCCCGTTCCGTGGCTGGTCCTGGAGCCGGCCAAGGCCGAGTACGCCCGGATGGCCGGGCGGCTCGCCGGCCTCGCCGAGGTGCTCGTCATCAGGCCGGGCCGGCTCGACGCTCCACCGGCGTCACTGAACCCGCTGGAACCCGAGCCCGGCTTTCCCTTGCAGAGCCACATCGATCTCGTCCGGGCCTTGTTCCTGGCGGCGTTCGAGGCGCACGAGCCGTTCCCCCAGGTGCTCGCCCGCGCGCTGACGGTCTGTTACCAGGACCTGGGATGGAACCTGGTGCTGGACCGGCCGGAGCCCGCGCACCGGCCCAGATTCCGGGTGACCGGGCCGGAGGAGGACCCGAAGGTCGACGTGCGCAGGCGATATCCGACCCTCGGGGACCTGCAGCGCACCGCGACGAGGGTGGTCGAGAACATCGGCTACGGCGTGGAGGTCACGGCGGACGTCCGGGGCTTTGTCGACGTGCGCATCGGTAGCCTGCGAGAGGGTTCTCCCGGTCGGTTCTTCGAGGGCGGGCATCCGATCGATATCGGCGCCCTGCTGGCGCGCAACGTCGTCTTCGAGCTGGAGGACATCACCAGCGACCAGGACAAGGCGTTCCTGCTCGGCGCCGTCCTGATCCGCGTCGTGGAGCATCTGCGGGTCCGGTACGCCACCGCGGGCGCGGGCGGACTGCGCCACGTCCTGGTCCTGGAGGAGGCCCACCGGCTGCTCAAGAACGTCACCGACGGCCCGGCCGCGGCCTCCGTCGACCTGTTCGCCTCACTGCTCGCGGAGATCCGCGCCTACGGCGAGGGGCTCGTTGTCGTGGAGCAGATCCCAGCGAAGATCCTTCCCGACGTTATCAAGAACACCGCACTGAAGGTGATGCACCGGCTCCCGGCCGCCGACGACCGAGAAGCCGTCGGCGCGACAATGAACCTGCGCGACGATCAGTCCGAACTGGTCGTCGCGCTGCCGGCGGGGGTGGCGGCGGTAAGCGCGGACGGCATGGACCGTCCCGTGCTGGCCCGGATGGTCGCCGGAGACGACCGGGAGAGCGCGCGCTACGCGCGCTACGACCGGGTGCCCCTGGCCGGACGGCGCAGCCTCGGCTGCGGCGCGGCCTGCGTCGCCGGCCCCGCCTGCACCCTGGAGGAGACGGAGACGTCCGCCCTCGCGGCCCGCGATCCCCTGCTGGTGGTGTGGGTCGAGGCGGTGGCCGCGCACCAGGTCATGGGCTTCACCCATCTGCTCGGGATCGCGCCGTTCGCTCCGGCGGAACCCCTGCGGACCACCCTCGCCGCGTTGCCGGGTCGCATCCTCGACTGCGCGCTCGCCCATGCCGCCGACCGGGCGACGGACGCCCGCGCCGCCGCGCTGCGCCCCTTCGTCGACCCGGACGACTTCACCGCCGCCCTGCTCGCGACGCTGCGCCGGCTCCTCGGCCTGCCGCCGTCCCCGGCGGACGCGGCAGAGGCGGCGGACGCGGCAGACACGGCGGACACGGCGAACACGGCGAACACCGTCGACTCCCGGCACCTGACCGCGGGCATGTACCGCTGGCAGGACGTCCGGCAGGCGCTGGTTGACGCAGTGCGCCGGCGGGGGGCCGGCGCGGGCCCGCATCCGCTCACCGCGGCCTGGCGCGAGCGCGGCCTGACCCTGCCGGGCGAGACCGTGGGCGAACAGCTCACCCGGCTGAAGAACGGTGCCTTCTACGCTCCGGGCCGGGAGAAGGTCAACATCGGTGATCCGGCGGTCAGCGGCCTCACCGTGGCGGTCCGGGAACTCACCGGCGCGGCGGATGCCACCTCGCTGTCGGACGCGCTCCACCAGGCATGCACCGGCAAGGGACTGGCCGAGCTGGCCACCCAGATCTCCGACCTCGTCGGCCCCGCGCCGAGCGGACCGGGGAGCGCCCCACCGGAGTCCACCGCGGCGGCCACCGCCCTCGGCCCGTCCATCGGGACAGCATCCGCGTTCGGGACAGCATCCGTGTTCGGGACAGCATCCGCGTTCGGGACAGCGCGGGACTGA
- a CDS encoding L,D-transpeptidase family protein, whose protein sequence is MAGTGADGRAGPASDLTAIPGVGPVMMTKIPQAARQVIVVSGIDRNANTNNVTLWERADPGSAWKTYGAPLIGRNGADGWTYDHREGDLRSPIGVFSLTAAGGKLADPGTGLPYEYRPSFYRATGPRGEPMPDAFNYVVAIDYNRLPGYPPSDPTRPLGPQIGGDIWLHVDHRSPTRGCIAVEQDALVAILRWLTPMAHPMIVMGDVADLGADNVRP, encoded by the coding sequence GTGGCCGGTACCGGCGCGGACGGCAGGGCGGGGCCCGCCTCCGACCTCACCGCGATCCCCGGGGTCGGACCGGTGATGATGACGAAGATTCCGCAGGCCGCCCGGCAGGTGATCGTGGTGAGCGGCATCGACCGGAATGCGAACACCAACAACGTGACGCTGTGGGAACGGGCCGATCCCGGCTCCGCCTGGAAGACCTACGGCGCCCCGCTGATCGGCCGCAACGGCGCCGATGGCTGGACGTACGACCATCGGGAGGGCGATCTGCGCAGCCCGATCGGCGTGTTCAGTCTCACCGCCGCCGGTGGCAAGCTCGCCGATCCGGGCACCGGTCTGCCCTACGAGTATCGCCCGTCGTTCTACCGGGCGACGGGTCCGCGGGGCGAGCCGATGCCCGATGCGTTCAACTATGTGGTCGCCATCGACTACAACCGACTGCCCGGGTATCCGCCGTCGGACCCGACCCGTCCGCTGGGCCCGCAGATCGGCGGGGACATCTGGCTGCATGTCGACCACAGATCGCCGACGCGGGGCTGCATCGCGGTGGAACAGGACGCCCTCGTGGCCATTCTCCGTTGGCTGACCCCGATGGCCCATCCCATGATCGTTATGGGAGACGTGGCGGATCTCGGCGCCGACAACGTGCGCCCCTGA
- the gnd gene encoding phosphogluconate dehydrogenase (NAD(+)-dependent, decarboxylating): MQLGMIGLGRMGANLVRRLIRGGHECVVYDVNPEAVKALAAEGATETRSLAEFAAALRPPRAAWIMVPAGLTGETVSALAEHFAPDDVIIDGGNSYYRDDILRAASLVERGIHYVDVGTSGGVFGLERGFCLMIGGEPGVVARLEPLFETIAPGVGTIPRTPGRTGEITQAEKGYLYCGPNGAGHFVKMVHNGIEYGMMAAFAEGFAVLDKANIGTTSAEHNAETAPLGNPEYYQYDLDTTAIAEVWRRGSVVSSWLLDLTAAALQEDPGLTEFSGRVSDSGEGRWTVLAAVEEGVPAHVLTASLYERFSSRGEGLFADKLLSAMRKQFGGHAEKPAG; the protein is encoded by the coding sequence ATGCAGCTCGGGATGATCGGACTCGGCCGGATGGGTGCCAACCTGGTGCGCCGGCTGATCCGCGGTGGTCACGAATGCGTGGTCTACGACGTCAACCCCGAGGCCGTTAAGGCCCTGGCTGCGGAGGGCGCCACGGAGACACGGAGCCTCGCCGAGTTCGCCGCGGCCCTGCGTCCACCCCGGGCTGCCTGGATCATGGTGCCCGCCGGGCTGACCGGTGAGACCGTCTCGGCCCTGGCCGAGCACTTCGCGCCGGACGACGTGATCATCGACGGCGGCAACTCCTACTACCGGGATGACATCCTGCGTGCCGCGTCGCTCGTCGAGCGGGGCATCCACTACGTCGACGTCGGCACCTCCGGGGGCGTGTTCGGGCTGGAACGCGGCTTCTGTCTGATGATCGGCGGCGAACCGGGGGTCGTGGCCCGCCTGGAGCCGCTGTTCGAGACGATCGCACCCGGCGTCGGCACCATCCCGCGGACCCCGGGCCGGACCGGCGAGATCACCCAGGCCGAGAAGGGATACCTGTACTGCGGCCCGAACGGCGCCGGTCACTTCGTCAAGATGGTGCACAACGGCATCGAGTACGGCATGATGGCCGCCTTCGCCGAGGGGTTCGCGGTGCTCGACAAGGCGAACATCGGCACGACGTCCGCCGAGCACAACGCCGAGACCGCCCCGCTGGGCAACCCGGAGTACTACCAGTACGACCTCGACACCACCGCGATCGCCGAGGTGTGGCGGCGGGGCAGCGTGGTCAGTTCCTGGCTGCTCGACCTCACCGCCGCCGCGCTGCAGGAGGATCCCGGACTCACCGAGTTCAGCGGCCGGGTGTCCGACTCCGGGGAAGGACGTTGGACGGTACTGGCCGCCGTGGAGGAGGGCGTTCCCGCCCATGTGCTGACGGCGTCCCTCTACGAGCGGTTCAGTTCGCGCGGGGAGGGCCTGTTCGCCGACAAGCTGTTGTCGGCGATGCGCAAGCAGTTCGGTGGGCACGCGGAGAAGCCGGCCGGCTGA